The Chthoniobacterales bacterium genome includes a window with the following:
- a CDS encoding ATP-binding protein, whose translation HVGVDGGFLRVNDKLSEITGYPHAELLQITFLELTLPEDRAESDDARRAMLAGTQAVYVAEKRYRRKDGRIVWVNVVTTPLRDSTGAPKYFISVFSDVTERKLLQEQFLRAQRMESIGTLAGGIAHDLNNLLTPIVMGIGLLRRENSDPANEPLFDTMEKSAQRGTNLVKQVLSFARGIEGSRVTIHLSHLIREIQDFVQSTFPKNIRFAASVPKDTWLVHGDPTQLNQVLLNLCVNARDAMPQGGSLRLTARNLNVDEPYSTMLRTVPAGRYILLEVADTGCGIPAGVRDRIFEPFFTTKEIGKGTGLGLSTALGIVKSHGGFMRVYSEPGKGTTFRIYLPAHTEFSGELPNSREDEMPRGNGELILVVDDEPSVRQISQMTLEAFGYRVIVASDGAEAIAVYATRSNEVAAVITDVMMPGVDGIAAIQVLLRMNPNLPIIAASGLTTDSQSARATQVGVKYFLPKPCTAGKMLQMLRDIFTT comes from the coding sequence CATGTGGGCGTCGACGGGGGATTCCTCCGGGTGAACGACAAGCTCAGCGAAATCACGGGCTATCCGCACGCCGAGCTGCTGCAGATTACGTTTCTCGAACTCACCCTTCCGGAAGACCGGGCCGAGAGCGACGACGCCCGCCGTGCCATGCTCGCCGGTACGCAAGCGGTCTACGTCGCCGAGAAACGGTACCGGCGCAAAGACGGTCGCATTGTGTGGGTCAACGTCGTCACGACGCCGCTGCGCGATTCGACCGGCGCGCCGAAATATTTCATCTCGGTCTTCTCCGATGTCACCGAGCGCAAGCTCCTCCAGGAACAATTCCTCCGGGCGCAGCGCATGGAGAGCATCGGGACACTCGCCGGCGGCATCGCGCACGACCTGAACAATCTCCTCACGCCGATTGTCATGGGGATCGGCCTGCTCCGACGGGAGAATTCCGACCCGGCGAACGAGCCGCTCTTCGACACGATGGAAAAAAGCGCCCAACGCGGCACCAATCTCGTGAAACAGGTTTTGTCCTTCGCCCGCGGCATCGAGGGCTCGCGGGTGACGATCCACCTCAGCCATCTCATCCGCGAGATCCAGGATTTCGTGCAGAGCACGTTCCCCAAAAATATCCGTTTCGCGGCGAGCGTGCCCAAGGATACCTGGCTGGTGCACGGCGATCCGACCCAGCTCAACCAGGTCCTCCTCAATCTCTGCGTCAACGCCCGCGACGCCATGCCCCAAGGCGGAAGCCTGCGTCTGACGGCGCGAAACTTAAACGTGGACGAACCGTACTCCACGATGCTCCGGACGGTGCCCGCGGGGCGCTATATCCTGCTCGAAGTCGCCGACACCGGCTGCGGAATTCCGGCCGGCGTGCGCGATCGGATCTTCGAGCCGTTTTTCACCACCAAGGAAATCGGCAAAGGCACCGGCCTCGGACTTTCCACAGCTCTCGGCATTGTCAAAAGCCATGGGGGTTTCATGCGAGTCTATAGCGAGCCTGGCAAAGGCACCACCTTCCGCATTTATCTGCCCGCGCACACCGAATTCTCCGGGGAACTCCCCAACTCCCGCGAAGATGAAATGCCGCGTGGCAACGGCGAGCTCATCCTCGTGGTGGACGACGAACCTTCCGTTCGCCAAATCTCCCAGATGACTCTCGAAGCCTTCGGCTACCGGGTCATCGTCGCGTCCGACGGAGCCGAGGCCATTGCGGTTTACGCCACTCGCAGCAACGAGGTCGCCGCCGTCATTACCGATGTGATGATGCCCGGAGTGGACGGCATCGCCGCGATTCAGGTTCTCCTAAGAATGAACCCGAACCTGCCGATCATCGCCGCCAGCGGACTCACCACCGACAGCCAGAGCGCGCGCGCCACGCAAGTCGGTGTAAAGTATTTCCTCCCCAAGCCCTGCACCGCCGGCAAGATGCTGCAGATGTTGCGCGACATCTTCACCACCTGA
- the tyrS gene encoding tyrosine--tRNA ligase produces MLTPEEQLAQLRVGSAKILSEEELLKKLQLGRPLRVKLGVDPTAPDIHLGHSVSLSKLRQFQDLGHEAILIIGDFTSMIGDPSGRSTTRPQLTHDAVMANAKTYTEQAFKILDRSRTKTVFNGEWFEGMSFQEVIKLNSRVTLQQMLQREDFKERMAKDQPVRAHEIQYPIMQGWDSVMIHADVEIGGTDQLFNILVGRDLQKEEGQPQQVALMVPILEGLDGVQKMSKSLNNYIGVNDEPVAMFGKVMSISDELMARWYELLFFEKLDPSQHPMEAKKSLARRLVERFHSAADADHAVADFQTRFSARKLAESDTLPVLDLADVGTDIIHLVVAAYERGFQITKSKSDARRLIEGGSVQLAGLKIADLKTPIELQSNQVLKLDKTRAIRVR; encoded by the coding sequence ATGCTTACTCCCGAAGAACAACTCGCCCAGCTCCGTGTCGGTTCCGCCAAGATTTTATCGGAGGAGGAATTGCTGAAAAAATTGCAACTCGGGCGTCCGCTCAGAGTAAAGCTGGGGGTCGATCCCACGGCGCCGGATATTCACCTGGGTCACAGTGTTTCCCTCTCGAAGCTGCGGCAGTTTCAAGATCTCGGGCATGAGGCGATCCTGATCATTGGCGATTTTACGTCGATGATTGGCGATCCGAGCGGGCGTTCGACGACGAGACCGCAACTGACCCACGATGCGGTGATGGCGAATGCGAAGACTTACACGGAGCAGGCATTCAAAATCTTGGATCGGTCACGGACGAAGACGGTCTTTAATGGCGAATGGTTTGAGGGGATGTCGTTTCAGGAGGTGATCAAGCTGAACAGCCGGGTGACTTTGCAGCAGATGTTGCAGCGCGAGGACTTTAAGGAACGCATGGCGAAGGATCAGCCGGTGCGGGCGCACGAGATTCAATATCCGATCATGCAAGGGTGGGATTCGGTGATGATTCATGCCGACGTGGAGATCGGCGGGACGGATCAGTTGTTTAACATTCTGGTCGGGCGCGATTTGCAAAAAGAGGAAGGCCAGCCGCAGCAAGTGGCGCTGATGGTGCCGATATTAGAAGGGCTCGATGGCGTGCAGAAGATGAGCAAGAGTCTGAATAACTACATCGGCGTGAACGATGAGCCGGTGGCGATGTTTGGCAAGGTGATGAGTATTTCCGACGAGTTGATGGCGCGTTGGTATGAGTTGCTTTTCTTTGAAAAACTCGATCCGAGTCAGCATCCGATGGAGGCGAAGAAGTCGCTGGCGCGTCGGTTGGTGGAGCGTTTCCACTCGGCGGCGGATGCGGATCACGCGGTGGCCGATTTCCAGACGCGCTTCAGTGCGCGCAAGCTGGCGGAAAGCGATACGCTGCCCGTGCTCGACCTGGCCGATGTGGGAACGGACATTATCCATCTAGTCGTCGCGGCCTACGAGCGGGGGTTTCAGATTACGAAGTCGAAGAGCGATGCGCGGCGATTGATCGAAGGCGGCAGCGTGCAACTGGCGGGGCTGAAGATTGCGGATTTGAAAACCCCGATCGAGTTGCAGTCGAATCAGGTGCTGAAGCTCGACAAGACGCGGGCGATCCGAGTTCGATAG
- a CDS encoding rhodanese-like domain-containing protein has translation MKLLISSFLALGTTLFAADPIPNPLIDYPGFQRIVTESAATREAHRLTEAQFLQAMAEPGVILLDARSASMFELRHIRGAINLPFTDFTAGSLAKVIPSQASKILIYCNNNFLNSPRVFASKMATASLNLSTYTSLASYGYTNVFELGPLLKTDTTSIPFSGTETLPPAAK, from the coding sequence ATGAAGCTCCTCATTTCCTCCTTTCTAGCCCTCGGCACTACCCTCTTTGCCGCCGACCCGATTCCCAATCCTCTCATCGATTACCCCGGCTTCCAGCGCATCGTCACCGAGTCCGCCGCCACCCGCGAGGCGCACCGGCTCACCGAGGCGCAATTCCTTCAGGCTATGGCCGAGCCCGGCGTCATCCTGCTCGATGCACGGAGTGCGTCCATGTTTGAGCTGCGGCACATTCGCGGCGCGATCAACCTCCCATTTACCGACTTCACCGCCGGGAGCCTTGCCAAAGTCATCCCGTCCCAGGCCAGCAAGATACTCATCTATTGCAACAACAACTTCCTCAACAGCCCGCGCGTCTTCGCCTCCAAAATGGCCACCGCCTCCCTCAATCTCTCCACCTACACCTCCCTCGCTTCCTACGGCTACACCAACGTCTTCGAACTCGGCCCGCTCCTGAAAACAGACACCACTTCCATTCCATTCTCAGGCACAGAAACGCTACCGCCTGCGGCCAAATAA
- a CDS encoding DUF6799 domain-containing protein, with protein sequence MKNNLLKYSFIAACIALTPVASLRAEDAMKPDGTNHEKNEKMQMDGCMMMNGKMMECKGGKQMEMTKDMEMSDGTKVMKDGSVMMKGGKTMKMKDGDMIGMDGKMMPRTPAATMAH encoded by the coding sequence ATGAAAAACAACCTACTGAAATACAGCTTCATCGCTGCCTGCATCGCACTCACGCCTGTCGCCAGCCTTCGCGCTGAGGACGCCATGAAACCCGACGGCACCAACCATGAGAAAAACGAAAAAATGCAAATGGACGGCTGCATGATGATGAATGGCAAAATGATGGAATGCAAAGGCGGCAAGCAGATGGAAATGACCAAGGACATGGAAATGTCGGACGGCACGAAAGTCATGAAAGACGGCAGCGTCATGATGAAGGGCGGCAAAACCATGAAGATGAAAGACGGCGACATGATCGGCATGGACGGCAAAATGATGCCTAGAACGCCAGCCGCCACGATGGCCCACTAA